A stretch of the Pedobacter sp. MC2016-14 genome encodes the following:
- the leuC gene encoding 3-isopropylmalate dehydratase large subunit, with protein MSKTLVEKIWDAHVVKSEAGFPDILYIDTHLIHEVTSPQAFDGLRKRGLPVLRPKQTVATADHNVPTLNQLQPIKEELSRYQVDMLTKNCAEFGIELYGLGHPYQGIVHVIGPELGITLPGKTMVCGDSHTSTHGAFGAIAFGIGTSQVEQVFATQCLLQQKPKTMKIEVNGSLEKGVGAKDIILYIIAKISAAGGTGYFIEYAGSAIESLSMEARMTICNMSIEMGARGGLIAPDQITFDYIKGREFAPAGAEWDKALAYWKTLYSDADAQFDEVLSFNAEDITPMITYGTNPGMGMGIKELIPSTTSQPDKEQLSYQKALDYMGFDDDSSLIGKAVDYVFIGSCTNSRIEDLREVAEFVKDKQKAENVTVWIVPGSKQVEQQAINEGLDKIFEHAGFQLREPGCSACLGMNEDKIPAGKYCVSTSNRNFEGRQGPNARTLLVSPLTAAAAAVTGKISDIRDFLVEA; from the coding sequence ATGTCAAAAACATTAGTAGAAAAAATTTGGGATGCACACGTTGTAAAGAGTGAGGCCGGATTTCCCGATATTTTATACATTGATACACACTTAATCCATGAGGTTACCTCTCCTCAGGCTTTTGATGGATTGCGCAAAAGAGGATTGCCGGTTTTACGTCCAAAGCAAACGGTAGCAACAGCAGACCATAACGTACCTACGCTAAATCAGCTGCAACCCATTAAAGAAGAACTTTCCCGCTACCAGGTAGATATGCTAACCAAAAACTGTGCAGAATTTGGTATTGAGCTTTATGGTTTAGGCCATCCTTATCAGGGGATTGTTCACGTTATCGGTCCGGAACTGGGCATCACGCTTCCGGGTAAAACAATGGTATGTGGAGACAGTCACACTTCTACACATGGTGCTTTTGGTGCCATTGCCTTTGGTATTGGTACATCTCAGGTAGAACAGGTTTTTGCTACACAGTGTTTGCTACAGCAGAAACCAAAAACAATGAAAATTGAGGTTAATGGCAGCCTTGAAAAAGGTGTTGGGGCTAAAGACATCATTTTATATATCATTGCTAAAATATCTGCCGCAGGTGGTACAGGTTATTTTATTGAATATGCTGGTTCTGCAATTGAGTCTTTGAGCATGGAAGCGCGAATGACCATTTGTAATATGAGCATTGAAATGGGCGCAAGAGGCGGTTTAATTGCACCAGACCAAATTACTTTTGATTACATCAAAGGTCGTGAATTTGCACCTGCAGGCGCAGAATGGGACAAAGCTTTGGCTTATTGGAAAACTTTATACAGTGATGCAGATGCGCAATTTGATGAGGTACTCTCATTTAATGCAGAAGATATTACTCCTATGATTACCTATGGAACAAATCCTGGGATGGGAATGGGCATAAAGGAACTTATCCCTTCTACAACTTCGCAGCCAGATAAAGAGCAACTTTCTTATCAAAAAGCATTGGATTATATGGGATTTGATGATGATTCATCTTTAATTGGAAAAGCAGTTGATTATGTATTCATTGGAAGCTGTACCAATTCCAGAATTGAAGATTTACGTGAAGTGGCAGAATTTGTTAAGGATAAACAAAAAGCAGAAAATGTAACCGTTTGGATTGTACCGGGATCAAAACAAGTTGAACAACAAGCCATCAATGAAGGTCTGGATAAGATTTTTGAACATGCGGGTTTTCAGCTTCGTGAACCTGGATGCAGTGCATGCCTGGGCATGAACGAAGACAAAATTCCTGCAGGAAAATACTGTGTATCTACCTCCAACAGAAACTTTGAGGGGCGTCAGGGTCCTAATGCAAGAACTTTGCTGGTAAGTCCTCTTACTGCCGCCGCCGCCGCAGTAACCGGAAAAATTTCAGACATCAGAGACTTTTTAGTTGAAGCTTAG
- a CDS encoding RNA polymerase sigma-70 factor, which yields MSGKNSIASTGGHIRINVQSFETVYNMYWEKIYAICYNNIREIEPAKEMVQDIFKSLWERRENLELENVNNYLVRAAKFKTFEYIRNKVSQQKHVCIKQQDCSHSSNCTEEHIHFNDLKQKVNILVDTLPCQCRRVYKMSREQGLSNKEIASSLLITERAVEYHITKALSVLRLNLSNYSI from the coding sequence TTGTCAGGTAAAAATAGTATAGCTTCAACAGGCGGTCACATCAGGATCAACGTACAATCTTTCGAGACGGTGTATAATATGTATTGGGAAAAAATATACGCCATTTGTTATAACAACATTCGTGAGATAGAACCAGCAAAAGAAATGGTTCAGGATATTTTTAAATCTTTGTGGGAACGAAGAGAAAATCTTGAACTTGAAAATGTTAATAACTACCTTGTCCGTGCTGCTAAATTCAAAACTTTTGAGTACATAAGAAATAAGGTAAGTCAACAAAAGCATGTCTGCATTAAACAACAAGATTGCAGTCATTCTTCTAATTGTACAGAAGAACACATTCACTTTAATGATCTTAAACAAAAAGTAAATATTCTTGTAGATACCTTACCTTGCCAGTGTCGCCGGGTCTACAAAATGAGCCGCGAACAAGGCTTGAGCAATAAGGAAATTGCTTCTTCATTGTTGATCACGGAAAGGGCTGTTGAATATCACATCACAAAAGCCTTAAGCGTGCTCCGGTTAAATCTTTCCAATTATTCTATTTAA
- the leuD gene encoding 3-isopropylmalate dehydratase small subunit: MKKFVKLTSGIVPLNIENIDTDQIIPARFLKATTREGFGENLFRDWRYNGDNSPKPDFVLNNPTYSGQVLVAGKNFGCGSSREHAAWAIQDAGFDVVISSFFADIFKGNALNNGLLPIQVTEDFLAAIFNAVGKDHNAQLEIDLENQTVTIASTGEQADFEINPYKKSCLINGYDDIDFILNQKQLIEEFEKAR; the protein is encoded by the coding sequence ATGAAAAAATTTGTAAAATTAACATCGGGCATTGTGCCTTTGAATATAGAAAACATTGATACCGACCAGATTATTCCGGCCAGGTTTTTAAAAGCAACAACCAGAGAAGGTTTTGGTGAAAACCTTTTCCGTGACTGGCGTTACAATGGTGACAATAGTCCTAAGCCAGATTTTGTACTCAACAACCCAACTTACAGCGGACAGGTTTTAGTAGCAGGTAAAAACTTTGGTTGTGGCAGCAGCAGGGAACATGCAGCCTGGGCAATACAGGACGCAGGTTTTGATGTGGTGATCAGTAGTTTTTTTGCCGATATCTTTAAAGGAAATGCCTTAAATAACGGTTTATTGCCTATCCAGGTTACAGAAGATTTCTTAGCTGCTATTTTTAACGCTGTTGGCAAAGACCATAACGCCCAATTAGAAATTGATCTTGAAAATCAAACCGTAACAATTGCAAGCACTGGTGAACAAGCTGATTTTGAAATCAATCCATATAAAAAATCTTGTTTAATAAATGGTTATGATGATATTGATTTCATCTTAAACCAAAAACAATTGATTGAAGAATTCGAAAAAGCAAGATAA
- a CDS encoding 2-isopropylmalate synthase codes for MLHDPNRVYVFDTTLRDGEQVPGCQLSTPEKIEIAIALEALGVDVIEAGFPISSPGDFQSVVELSKAVKEPTICALTRANTGDIDAAVAALKYAKHPRIHTGIGSSDMHIKYKFNSTREQILERAVAAVKYAKKFVEDIEFYAEDAGRADNAFLAQMIEAVIAAGATVVNIPDTNGYCLPDQYGSKILYLKENVKNIDQAIISVHCHNDLGLATANSLAGLVNGARQVECTINGIGERAGNTALEEVVMVLKTHHALGLNTNINTKHFSDISRMVSKMMRMPVQPNKAIIGQNAFAHSSGIHQDGFLKHRENYEIMNPEDVGINSADIILTARSGRHALKHHLERLGYEIERINLDQIYERFLVMADGKTTAITDDDILFLMTDGKEESYKNGYKLNLLQVLCGDPLTPTASIRLEHNGVEKEAMASGNGPVNATINAIQSIVGTDILLKEFTIQAVQGGSDDVSKVNIKISHEGKSYVGHGFSTDIVKASAHAYLDAMNKFM; via the coding sequence ATGTTACACGATCCGAACAGAGTATATGTATTTGACACCACCCTTAGGGATGGAGAACAAGTACCAGGTTGCCAGCTGTCTACCCCTGAAAAAATAGAAATTGCTATTGCGCTGGAAGCATTGGGTGTAGATGTTATCGAGGCAGGTTTCCCTATCTCGAGCCCTGGCGATTTTCAAAGTGTAGTGGAACTTTCTAAAGCTGTTAAAGAGCCTACCATATGTGCTTTAACACGTGCAAATACTGGTGATATTGATGCTGCTGTTGCTGCGTTAAAATATGCCAAACACCCAAGAATTCATACCGGCATTGGGTCTTCGGACATGCACATTAAATATAAATTTAACAGTACCAGGGAGCAAATTCTGGAACGCGCGGTTGCTGCAGTTAAATATGCGAAGAAGTTTGTTGAAGACATTGAATTTTACGCAGAAGATGCGGGGCGTGCAGACAATGCATTTCTGGCTCAGATGATAGAGGCCGTAATTGCTGCAGGTGCCACGGTAGTAAATATTCCAGATACCAATGGTTATTGCCTTCCTGACCAATACGGTTCCAAAATTCTTTATCTAAAAGAAAACGTTAAAAATATTGACCAGGCTATTATTTCGGTACATTGCCATAATGATTTAGGTTTAGCTACTGCAAACTCTCTTGCGGGTTTGGTAAATGGAGCCCGTCAGGTAGAATGTACCATCAATGGTATTGGCGAACGTGCCGGTAATACTGCATTAGAAGAGGTGGTGATGGTATTGAAAACGCATCACGCGCTTGGTTTAAACACCAACATCAACACCAAGCATTTTAGCGACATCAGTAGAATGGTAAGCAAAATGATGCGCATGCCTGTTCAGCCTAATAAAGCCATCATCGGACAAAATGCCTTTGCACACAGTTCTGGTATCCACCAGGATGGTTTCTTGAAACATCGTGAAAATTATGAGATCATGAACCCGGAAGATGTGGGCATCAATTCTGCAGACATCATATTAACTGCCCGTAGTGGAAGACATGCATTGAAGCATCATCTGGAACGCTTAGGTTACGAGATTGAGCGGATCAACCTTGATCAGATCTATGAGCGTTTTCTGGTTATGGCAGATGGTAAAACTACAGCAATTACAGATGATGATATTCTTTTCTTAATGACAGATGGCAAAGAAGAATCCTACAAAAACGGTTACAAACTAAACCTGCTACAAGTACTTTGCGGAGATCCATTAACACCTACGGCTAGTATTCGTTTAGAACACAATGGTGTAGAAAAAGAAGCGATGGCATCTGGAAATGGGCCTGTAAATGCAACCATCAATGCCATTCAAAGTATTGTAGGCACAGATATTCTGTTGAAAGAATTTACAATACAGGCTGTGCAAGGCGGCAGTGATGATGTGAGTAAAGTAAACATTAAGATTTCCCATGAAGGTAAATCTTATGTAGGTCACGGCTTTAGTACAGACATCGTTAAGGCCTCGGCCCATGCCTATCTGGATGCCATGAATAAATTTATGTAA
- a CDS encoding trans-aconitate 2-methyltransferase, translated as METYQKIQHQFNAVSEKYDRQRRFLIPCFDDFYGIALSLSEEVTSVKNILDIGAGTGLMSAFFKEKYPDAKITLIDISADMLKKAEERFDGNDNMRFLNADFATVELPDGDYDLVVSGLAIHHLSNELKKQLFGKIAKTLKTGGWFINADQVLGANDTAEKIYTEHWRTHVLKSTHLDDQEKQSAFERIKLDIMAPLKDQLAWIENAGMSNANCYYQYYNFVVFAANRL; from the coding sequence ATGGAAACTTATCAGAAAATACAACATCAGTTTAATGCAGTATCTGAAAAATACGATAGGCAAAGGCGTTTTCTAATCCCTTGCTTTGATGATTTTTATGGCATTGCCTTGAGCTTATCTGAAGAAGTGACCTCAGTTAAAAATATATTGGATATTGGTGCCGGAACGGGCCTGATGAGTGCTTTTTTTAAGGAGAAGTATCCAGATGCAAAAATAACCCTCATTGATATTTCGGCGGATATGCTAAAAAAAGCGGAAGAACGTTTTGATGGCAATGACAATATGCGTTTTTTGAATGCAGATTTTGCAACAGTTGAGCTTCCTGATGGGGATTATGATCTTGTAGTATCTGGACTGGCAATACACCATTTATCTAATGAACTTAAAAAACAACTGTTTGGAAAAATTGCCAAAACCTTAAAAACAGGAGGTTGGTTTATCAATGCCGACCAGGTTTTGGGGGCGAATGATACTGCTGAAAAAATATATACTGAGCACTGGAGGACCCATGTGCTTAAAAGCACCCATTTGGATGATCAGGAAAAGCAAAGTGCTTTTGAAAGGATTAAGCTGGATATTATGGCCCCGTTGAAAGACCAGCTGGCATGGATTGAAAATGCAGGCATGAGCAATGCCAACTGTTATTATCAATACTACAATTTTGTAGTATTTGCGGCCAATAGATTATAA
- the ilvC gene encoding ketol-acid reductoisomerase codes for MSNYFNTLPLREKLNQLGVCDFMDSSEFLDGVNALKGKKLVIVGCGAQGLNQGLNLRDSGLNVSYALRKEAIEGKRDSWKNATDNNFTVGTYEELIPSADLVINLTPDKQHTAVVNAVMPLMQKGATLLYSHGFNIVEEGMQIRKDITVIMVAPKCPGSEVRAEYVRGFGVPTLIAVHPENDPEGKGLVQAKAYCVGTGGHKAGVLKSSFVAEVKSDLMGEQTILCGLLQTGSILSFDKMVEKGIDAGYASKLVQYGVEVITEALKQGGITAMMDRLSNVAKIKAFEISEELKDIMRPLFQKHQDDIMSGEFSRIMMEDWANGDKNLLAWRAETGETAFEKTPAGDVKIGEQEYFDNYTLMVAFVRAGVELAFETMVQAGIKPESAYYESLHETPLIANTIARKKLFEMNRVISDTAEYGCYLFDQACKPLLADFMTRVGTELVGKNFNEGKDGAVDNRALIAVNEAIRSHEVELIGAELRKAMTAMKSIKTA; via the coding sequence ATGTCAAATTATTTTAACACATTACCTCTTAGAGAAAAATTAAACCAGCTAGGCGTTTGCGATTTCATGGACAGTTCAGAATTTCTGGACGGTGTAAATGCGCTAAAAGGCAAAAAACTAGTAATTGTTGGTTGTGGTGCGCAAGGCCTTAACCAGGGTTTAAATTTAAGAGATAGCGGTTTAAATGTTTCTTATGCTTTGCGTAAGGAAGCTATTGAAGGAAAAAGAGATTCATGGAAAAACGCTACAGATAACAACTTTACTGTAGGTACTTACGAAGAATTGATCCCTTCTGCTGACCTGGTGATTAACTTAACACCAGATAAACAACATACTGCAGTGGTAAATGCTGTAATGCCATTAATGCAAAAAGGTGCTACATTATTATATTCTCATGGCTTCAACATTGTTGAAGAAGGCATGCAGATCCGTAAAGACATTACCGTAATCATGGTAGCTCCAAAATGCCCGGGTTCTGAAGTACGTGCAGAATATGTAAGGGGATTTGGTGTGCCAACCTTAATTGCGGTTCACCCTGAAAACGATCCTGAGGGAAAAGGCCTGGTACAGGCAAAGGCATATTGCGTAGGTACAGGTGGACATAAAGCTGGTGTATTGAAATCTTCTTTTGTGGCTGAAGTAAAATCAGATTTAATGGGTGAGCAAACCATTCTTTGTGGTTTATTGCAAACTGGCTCTATCCTGTCTTTTGACAAAATGGTTGAAAAAGGAATTGATGCAGGTTATGCCTCTAAATTGGTTCAATATGGTGTTGAAGTAATTACTGAAGCTTTGAAACAAGGTGGAATTACCGCGATGATGGACAGGTTGAGTAATGTTGCAAAAATTAAAGCATTTGAAATTTCTGAAGAACTGAAAGACATTATGCGCCCATTGTTCCAAAAACATCAGGATGACATCATGAGTGGCGAGTTTAGCCGTATTATGATGGAAGACTGGGCAAATGGAGATAAAAACCTATTGGCATGGCGTGCAGAAACAGGTGAAACTGCTTTTGAAAAAACACCTGCTGGTGATGTTAAGATTGGCGAACAGGAATATTTTGACAACTATACTTTAATGGTAGCTTTTGTAAGAGCTGGTGTCGAATTGGCTTTTGAAACTATGGTTCAGGCTGGTATTAAACCAGAATCTGCTTACTATGAGTCTTTACATGAAACCCCGCTGATTGCAAACACCATTGCACGTAAAAAATTATTCGAAATGAACCGCGTAATTTCTGATACTGCGGAATATGGCTGTTACTTGTTTGACCAGGCTTGTAAACCTCTACTGGCTGATTTTATGACCAGAGTAGGTACAGAATTGGTGGGTAAAAACTTTAATGAAGGTAAAGACGGAGCTGTAGATAACAGAGCTTTAATTGCGGTGAATGAAGCTATCCGTTCTCATGAAGTGGAACTGATTGGTGCTGAATTGAGAAAAGCAATGACTGCAATGAAATCTATTAAAACAGCGTAA
- the leuB gene encoding 3-isopropylmalate dehydrogenase, with product MNKNILVIPGDGIGPEVTAWGKAVLAQIATNFGHEFTFDEALMGHAAIEATGSPLPDETLDKAKKSDAILFGAVGHALYDNDPSLKVRPEQGLLKIRKELGLYANLRPILLFDELLNASSIKANILKGTDILFFRELTGDVYFGEKTRSEDRNTASDLMIYHRYEVERIAHKAYEAAMKRNKRLCSVDKANVLESSRLWRETIQEISKQYPEVETEHMFIDNAAMQLIKDPKRFDVVLTANLFGDILTDEASQIAGSMGMLASASVGDGTGFFEPIHGSAHDIAGKNLANPLASILSVALMLDISFGLKEEAKVVLNAVDHVLKEGYRTNDIADGSTNPYHVLGTQEMGKLVLKFIAEKAVTI from the coding sequence ATGAATAAGAACATATTAGTGATACCTGGTGATGGTATTGGGCCAGAAGTTACCGCATGGGGAAAAGCAGTTTTAGCGCAAATAGCCACCAACTTTGGTCATGAGTTTACTTTTGATGAAGCATTGATGGGCCATGCAGCTATTGAAGCTACAGGCAGTCCTCTACCTGACGAAACATTGGATAAAGCGAAAAAAAGCGACGCCATCCTTTTTGGTGCTGTTGGTCATGCATTGTACGATAACGACCCATCTTTAAAAGTAAGACCTGAACAAGGTCTGTTAAAAATACGTAAGGAACTGGGCTTATATGCTAATTTACGCCCTATTTTGCTATTTGATGAATTGCTTAATGCATCAAGTATTAAAGCCAATATCCTTAAAGGAACTGATATTTTATTTTTCAGGGAACTTACAGGTGATGTATATTTTGGCGAAAAAACCCGTTCAGAAGATAGAAACACCGCTTCAGATTTGATGATTTATCATCGCTATGAAGTGGAAAGAATAGCACATAAAGCTTACGAAGCAGCCATGAAACGGAACAAAAGATTATGTTCTGTTGATAAGGCGAATGTTTTGGAAAGTTCAAGGTTATGGAGAGAAACCATCCAGGAGATTTCTAAGCAATATCCTGAGGTTGAAACGGAGCACATGTTTATAGACAATGCAGCAATGCAGCTGATCAAAGATCCAAAACGCTTTGACGTCGTATTGACTGCGAATTTGTTTGGTGATATCCTTACGGATGAGGCCTCTCAAATTGCAGGCTCTATGGGTATGCTGGCTTCTGCATCTGTGGGTGACGGCACAGGCTTTTTCGAGCCTATTCACGGTTCTGCACATGACATTGCAGGTAAAAACCTGGCTAATCCTCTTGCTTCTATTTTATCTGTTGCATTGATGCTTGACATCAGCTTTGGCTTAAAAGAGGAAGCCAAAGTAGTATTGAATGCTGTAGATCATGTATTGAAAGAAGGTTACAGAACCAACGATATTGCTGATGGTTCTACCAATCCATATCATGTATTAGGCACCCAGGAAATGGGCAAGCTCGTCTTAAAGTTTATCGCTGAAAAAGCAGTTACCATTTAA
- the ilvA gene encoding threonine ammonia-lyase IlvA gives MNVKKEVELDFLSAAERIKGTVKRTPLEYNAGLSLKYNAQIYLKREDLQLVRSYKLRGAYNMISTLEAGQMASGVVCASAGNHAQGVAHSCKKLGIKGVIFMPEITPKQKVKQTAMFGGDNIEIVLVGDTFDDCMKEALEYTVKHQMTFIPPFDNAKIIEGQGTVGVEIFEDLPDLDVIIVPIGGGGLASGVGSYLKNVKPAIEVIGVEPEGAPSMQNALKNGSPVTLEYIDRFVDGAAVKRVGALTFEYCSELLDQMLLIPEGKICTTILQLYNEDAIVVEPAGALAVASLDQLQDTIIGKKVVCVVSGGNNDIERMQEIKEKSLLFEGLKHYFIVRFPQRPGALKDFVNNVLGPNDDITRFEFIKKTNKENGPALVGIELAQRSDYEALVQRMKEFKFEIIELNNDQTLFEYLV, from the coding sequence ATGAATGTAAAAAAAGAAGTGGAACTGGATTTTCTTAGTGCAGCAGAACGGATAAAAGGTACAGTCAAACGCACTCCACTGGAGTACAATGCTGGATTATCTTTAAAATATAATGCCCAGATTTATCTGAAACGGGAAGACCTGCAACTGGTTCGTTCTTATAAATTACGTGGTGCTTACAACATGATCAGTACCCTTGAGGCGGGTCAAATGGCCAGCGGTGTAGTGTGTGCAAGTGCGGGCAATCACGCCCAGGGGGTAGCACACTCTTGTAAAAAGCTTGGCATTAAAGGTGTTATTTTTATGCCCGAAATTACGCCGAAACAAAAAGTAAAACAAACGGCCATGTTTGGCGGCGACAACATTGAGATTGTGTTGGTTGGTGATACTTTTGACGATTGTATGAAGGAGGCCCTTGAATATACCGTAAAGCATCAAATGACATTTATTCCTCCTTTTGATAACGCCAAAATTATTGAAGGACAAGGAACTGTTGGTGTAGAGATATTTGAAGACCTTCCTGACCTGGATGTGATCATCGTGCCTATTGGTGGTGGTGGTTTAGCTTCTGGCGTTGGCAGTTATCTTAAAAATGTAAAGCCGGCGATTGAAGTAATTGGTGTAGAGCCAGAAGGTGCACCATCTATGCAGAATGCATTAAAAAATGGAAGCCCGGTAACACTGGAATACATTGACCGTTTTGTGGATGGTGCTGCCGTAAAGCGGGTGGGTGCACTTACATTTGAGTATTGCAGCGAACTTTTGGACCAAATGCTTTTAATACCTGAGGGAAAAATCTGTACTACGATACTGCAACTCTACAATGAAGATGCCATAGTGGTTGAACCTGCCGGTGCATTGGCTGTTGCATCTCTGGATCAGCTACAGGATACCATTATTGGTAAAAAAGTGGTTTGTGTAGTAAGCGGAGGTAACAATGACATTGAGCGGATGCAGGAAATTAAAGAGAAATCTTTACTGTTTGAAGGCTTAAAGCACTATTTCATTGTTCGCTTTCCACAAAGACCAGGCGCATTAAAGGATTTCGTAAACAATGTACTTGGACCTAATGATGACATTACCCGTTTTGAGTTCATCAAAAAGACCAATAAGGAAAATGGCCCGGCGCTGGTAGGTATTGAACTTGCACAGCGATCAGACTATGAAGCGCTGGTTCAAAGAATGAAAGAATTTAAATTCGAGATCATCGAACTGAATAATGATCAGACTTTATTTGAATATCTGGTTTAA
- the ilvN gene encoding acetolactate synthase small subunit — MSNQNIETPAQQEYTITVYTENQIGILNRIAIIFSRRKINIESLNTSPSEIEHIHRFNIVIQETEDVVRKLCRQIEKQVEVLKVYYNTNEDIIWQEMALYKVPTDTVADKAPVERLLREFGARAVVIRRDYTVFETTGHREETDKLIEVLQPYGLIEFVRSARVAIIKESEGFNAKLREFEREEPGQEVIENEYLDKEKNVFTM, encoded by the coding sequence ATGAGCAACCAGAACATAGAAACTCCTGCTCAGCAGGAATATACCATCACGGTTTATACTGAAAATCAAATCGGGATATTGAACCGCATTGCGATCATTTTTTCCAGAAGAAAAATAAATATAGAAAGTTTAAATACCTCTCCTTCTGAAATTGAGCACATCCACCGTTTTAACATTGTTATTCAGGAAACTGAAGATGTAGTACGTAAGCTTTGCAGACAGATAGAAAAACAGGTAGAAGTATTAAAAGTGTACTACAATACCAACGAAGATATCATTTGGCAGGAAATGGCTTTATATAAGGTACCTACAGATACCGTTGCAGATAAAGCACCTGTAGAAAGGTTACTTAGAGAATTTGGTGCCAGGGCTGTAGTGATCCGTAGGGATTACACCGTGTTTGAAACTACCGGGCACCGTGAAGAAACGGATAAGTTGATAGAAGTATTACAGCCCTATGGCTTAATAGAGTTTGTACGTAGTGCCAGGGTAGCGATTATTAAAGAAAGTGAAGGTTTTAATGCTAAACTGAGAGAGTTTGAGCGTGAGGAACCGGGACAGGAAGTAATTGAAAACGAATACCTGGATAAAGAAAAAAACGTATTTACAATGTAA
- a CDS encoding ATP-binding cassette domain-containing protein, with product MSNPVVHISNLNLRYSHTPVLQDLNWDILKDEHWLLCGKSGSGKTSLAKAIAGLVNFQGTVKFDFNEQSFLPSTAHYVANWYQFKDLEGEANFYYQQRYNSLAVQTTATVFAELKNYGQKNGLQITEAERLVAALGFSELKDSALIQLSSGEHKKLQLVKALWLKPQLLIIDQPYNGLDKLSRQNLNTLLEELAGDGCQLILIGNDQEFPSVINRFATLREGQLHKISAEERSYDLEEEFSKPVPSFLNESPRSSSDNVITMIDVNISYGEKQVLKNINWEVKAGEKWLLQGHNGSGKSTLLSLISGDHPQAYANNFYLFGNKRGTGESIWEIKEKIGLISPEMHWYFDPSATVRQSVVSGFFDSSGLFCDPGYTKNSQADELIEFFGLSPFKNMLMNALPLGKQRLALLARTIIKNPELLILDEPCQGLDQQQTQYFNKLVDELCKNGTTLIYVGHFEAQLPACLEKRILLETGKVKSVETILENVY from the coding sequence ATGTCAAACCCTGTCGTCCATATTAGCAACCTTAATTTAAGGTACAGCCACACCCCTGTATTACAGGACTTGAACTGGGACATCCTAAAGGATGAACACTGGTTGTTGTGTGGTAAAAGTGGCAGCGGAAAAACATCATTGGCTAAAGCAATTGCCGGACTGGTTAATTTTCAGGGTACCGTTAAATTTGATTTTAATGAACAGTCTTTCCTACCTTCTACGGCGCATTACGTGGCCAACTGGTACCAGTTTAAAGATCTGGAAGGGGAGGCTAACTTTTACTATCAGCAGCGGTACAACAGCTTGGCCGTACAAACCACCGCTACTGTATTTGCGGAATTAAAAAATTACGGACAAAAAAACGGCCTTCAAATTACTGAAGCAGAGAGACTGGTAGCTGCATTAGGTTTTTCAGAATTAAAAGATTCGGCACTCATTCAGCTTTCAAGTGGAGAACATAAAAAGTTGCAACTGGTTAAAGCCCTTTGGTTAAAACCACAGCTGTTAATTATTGACCAGCCGTACAACGGACTGGATAAACTTTCCAGACAAAACTTAAATACTTTATTAGAAGAACTTGCCGGCGATGGCTGCCAGTTGATTCTAATTGGCAACGACCAGGAGTTCCCTTCAGTAATAAACCGCTTTGCTACGCTTAGAGAAGGACAGTTACACAAAATTTCTGCAGAGGAACGTAGTTATGATTTAGAGGAAGAGTTCAGCAAGCCTGTGCCTTCATTTCTAAATGAATCACCCCGCTCCTCTTCAGACAACGTGATCACGATGATTGATGTAAACATCAGTTATGGCGAAAAACAAGTATTAAAAAACATCAACTGGGAGGTTAAAGCTGGCGAAAAATGGTTGCTTCAGGGACATAATGGCTCAGGAAAATCAACATTATTGAGTTTAATCAGTGGAGACCACCCTCAGGCTTATGCCAATAACTTTTACCTGTTTGGCAACAAAAGAGGAACGGGAGAAAGTATCTGGGAGATTAAAGAGAAAATCGGGTTGATTTCTCCAGAAATGCATTGGTATTTCGACCCTTCGGCAACAGTTCGCCAAAGTGTAGTTTCAGGATTTTTTGACAGCTCCGGATTGTTTTGCGATCCTGGTTACACAAAAAATTCGCAGGCAGATGAGCTCATTGAATTCTTTGGCCTTAGCCCGTTTAAAAATATGCTGATGAATGCCCTTCCTTTGGGCAAACAAAGACTGGCCTTATTGGCGAGAACAATTATAAAAAATCCGGAACTGCTCATTCTTGATGAACCTTGTCAAGGCTTAGATCAGCAGCAAACACAATATTTTAATAAACTGGTAGATGAACTTTGTAAAAATGGTACCACACTAATTTACGTTGGCCATTTTGAAGCTCAGTTGCCAGCCTGTTTAGAGAAAAGAATATTATTAGAAACCGGAAAAGTAAAATCCGTAGAAACCATATTAGAGAACGTTTATTAA